TCGTCGGCTTCTTCCTCGGGCGTCAGCGCGGCGGATAGCCGATCCAGCTCATGGTCGCGTGCCAGGCGCTGGGCGTCCAACGGTGTAGGCGGCCTACCAGTGCGAGGATCTTGAGTTGCGTCATAGGGGGCATCGTCGCCTTGGACGGCTTCCTGGGTTTCCTCTGACACGGCGTTCGATTTGCCCTGACTTTCGAGAATACGATCTGGAACCCGTGCTACAGCATCCTCCGAGTGGAAGTCCTTTCCGGTTGCTCCCTCTGCCAGGATGCGCGTTGCCGCATCGTCCTTGTCCTTCGGATTTGTCGAGAGGGGTGTCGTGGCCTCCGTTGCCGTGAGGCCGGCAACTCCGTCTTGCTCCCCACGTCGCGCCGACTCTGCGAACTGAGCAAGCGCTTCCGGGCGTTCGACTTTACTCATTTGCCTAATCTCCTTGGGGGTTCGATTGAGCAAAGCGTTTGAGGGCAACTAAGTTCCTGAGCTCATGAAGGGAACTTAGTGGGGCAGAAAATATTGATGGACGCCTGCCTATCGCAGGAGTGGGCGTAATAGGAGGCAGGCTATGAAGAGAAACTCCAAAGCATCGTCAGGAGACCTTTTCGCCACATTTGCCAATAAAGTCGCCTGGGCGGCTGGCAGCCCGGTTGCCTTTGGATTGGCTTTGACTGTCTTAGTCACTTGGGTGGCGTGCGGCCCGCTCTTCAGTTATTCGGACGCCTGGCAGCTGGTGGTGAATACAGGGACAACCATCGTTACATTCCTGATGGTCTTCGTCATTCAGAACAGCCAAAACCGCGACGGCTTGGCCACGCAGATCAAGCTCGATGAAATTATCAGAGCATTGACTGGCGCCAAGAACTCGATGATTGATCTGGAGTGCTTGACCAACGAGGAACTGGCGGACCTCAGAGTGAAGTTTGCGACCATCGCCGACGAGGCGCGAAAGGACGAACATGCGGTGCAAACGCGTAAACGCCGCCCCGGTGGGCATGCCGCGCGATCCGCGAAGAAAAATGGAGCGAAGACGAAACGGACTTTGCACGCGTAGTAACTCCCGCGAACTTCTCAGCGTCCTGCCGAAGAGGGGGGCGCCGAGCGCCGGCACGGGGGAACCGCAGCCCGGCCGGCACTGCCTTATCCAGGGCTTCGGATCTTCGGCTCTCGCTCCCAGATCCGCTGCTGTTTTGCAGCGTTTATGAAGGTTAGGAAATCGGCCTTCTTGTCATCCAGCTTGACAATGCCCTCATCAAACATCCCCGACAGGCCAGCCTTATTCAGCAGCTCTGCGGATGGACCGTTGAACCCAATGACCTTCAAGTGGCCAAATGCGTCCCGTACCCAATCGATGGCAGAGGCCTCCTCGGCGAGTTCCCTTGCACCATCGTCGCTTGTGAAAACTGCGACCGCGTCGAAGATGACCGAGGGGGCGCCCGACAGCGCGTGATCCGCCGGCAGCTTGGCCTTGTCCGCCAGGAGGACGCCGCCAATTTTTGGGCAGACGACGGCCATTTCCGCGCCTTCCGCCTCAATCGCCTTCCGGAATTGCTTGACCAGAGAGCCGTCGATGCCGTTCGAGAGAAGGACACCAATCTTTCTTCCACGAAGAGTCGCTGGCGCCTTCTTGATTATGCTCAACGCAGGTGAAGGGGCGAGATCGCGCGGTTCAAGGGCGGGCTTGATTGGATCAATCTCAGTCGTTCCAAGCGCCTTGCTCACACCGCCGCAAAGCGCCTTGTCGATAATGGCCAGATGGCCGAGCATCCGCTTGCGAATGGCCGGTGTTTCCACTTTTCCAAGCTCGAACGCGAAGGCGCTCACAATATGCCGCTGCTCGGGCTCTGACATGGAGTTGAAAAACATCCGCGCCTGGCTGTAGTGGTCTTTGAAGGTTTCGGATCGTTCCCGGATCTTTCGAGGGCCGAAATCGCCCTCAGGATGAGTGGCGAAGCCTGTACCGCTTTCGCGGGGACTATCGGGGTCAAGGCTGTTCGGTTCATAGGCCACGCGGCCCTTGGGGACGTCGATGCGGCGCATGCCGTCGCGCTGGAAGTTCCGCATCGGGCAGCGCGGCCGATTTACGGGTATTTCGTGGAAATTCGCCCCGCCAAGCCGAGAAAGCTGCGTATCGAGATACGAAAACAGGCGACCCTGCAAAAGCGGGTCATCCGAGAACTCGATGCCCGGCACGATATTGGCCGGATGGAAGGCGACCTGTTCTGTCTCCGCAAAGAAATTGTCCGGGTTCCGATTTAGCACCATTTTTCCGACGATCTGCAGCGGCACGACCTCCTCAGGAATGAGCTTGGTGGCGTCGAGAATGTCAAAGTCCAGACCGGCGGCCGTTGCCTCATCGATAATTTGCACGCCAAATTCGAACTCGGGGAAGTTCCCGCTGTCTATGGCCTTCCACAAATCACGCCGGTGGAAATCCTGATCCGCTCCATTGATCTTGACAGCCTCGTCCCAAAGCACCGAAGCCGCGCCCAGGACAGGGCGCCAGTGGAATTTCACGAAGTTGGAGTCGCCTTCAGCGTTCACGAAGCGGAAAGTGTTCACGCCAAAGCCCTCAATCATTCTGAGCGAGCGGGGGATCGCGCGATCCGACATCACCCACATCAGCATATGCATGCTTTCCGGCATCAGGGACACGAAATCCCAGAAGGTGTCATGCGCCGATGCGTTCTGCGGAAAGCCGCGATCCGGTTCCATCTTCACGGAATGGACCAGATCGGGAAATTTCACCGCATCCTGGATAAAGAAGACGGGAATGTTATTGCCGACGAGATCGAAATTTCCTTCGTCGGTATAAAACTTGACGGCGAAGCCGCGGACGTCGCGTGGGAGATCCACTGATCCCGCACCACCGGCGACTGTTGAAAATCGCACGAAAACCTCAGTTTGTTTGGCCGTATTCTGCAAGAATCCTGCCTTGGTGAGATGGCGAAGCGACTTCGTCAGCTCGAAATAGCCATGCGCCCCGGACCCTCTCGCATGGACGATCCGCTCGGGGATACGCTCATGATCAAAGTGCGTGATTTTCTCCCGCAGCATGAAATCTTCGAGCAATGCGGGACCGCGGCTACCTACTCTAAGGGAGTTCTGGTTGTCTGAGATCGTAATGCCCTGATTGGTCGTCAGTCGATCACCGGTCTTCTCGCTCTTTTGATGGAGTTCCCCGCCGGAACCGACTTCCCCAGTCGAGCCTGTCGCACGTGACGATTTCATATGAGTCTCCTGCTGTGAGCCCGAGGGGGCGAAATTCGTTGAACCTGTTGGATGCGATTAGGCTGGGGCTTTGCGCCGCGATCTTCCTTTTGCAGTCGGATCGTCGCATTCACGCGTCAGTCCTCTTGCAGAAGCCCTCCGCACATCGTCAGGACAATGACGGGGAAGGGTGTTGGTTCCGAATGGTTCGCCATTACTTTGCGCGCCTCCCCCTCCGGCGTCCGTGGGTGCGGGTCGGCTCAAGCGCGTTCGATGGGGAATAAGGCAGAAGCGTTGAGGTGCGTCGCTATACTTTTGGAACCCCTGCCCTTCCGGGGGGAGCATCCGCTCAGGAGATCGTTCCCCGAACTGTCAAGGACCAGGCCGGCGCGCAAAGGCAAGCGAGCGCTCAGCGTGAGGATTCTTCCATGTCGCGAAACAGCGACATTGTCCTTGATCCGGGTGGATGGTCGCAAACCGGGCAGATAAAAGCCAAGCGCCCCGTGGCTGTATGCGGCGCTAGTTGAGGAAAGTATCTCTGGTAACGTCCGCGCCTTACTTCAGCCCCGCCTGCCTGCGCGCCTCGTCGAGATAGATGTCGCGCAATTTGCGCACCACCGGGCCCGGCTGGCCGCCGCCGACGCGTTTGCCGTCGATCTCGACAATCGGCAGCACGAAATTGGAAGCGCTGGTGAGGAAAGCTTCGTCCGCCGCATAGGCTTCGTCCGGCGTGAACAAACGCTCCTCGATGGTGACGCCGTGCTCCTTGGCGAGGCGGAACAACGAACGGCGCGTGCAGCCGGCGAGGATGCTGTTGGACAGAGGCCTGGTGATGACCTTGCCGTCTTTCACGATATAGGCGTTCGACGACGTGCCTTCGGTGATCTTGCCGTCCTCGACCATCCAGGCCTCGAAAGCACCCTCTTCATAAGCCTTCTGCTTGCCGAGCACCGGCGCCAGCAGCATCACCGACTTGATGTCGCGCCGCGCCCAGCGGATATCGGGAATGGTGACGACCTTGACGCCCGCCGGCGCATACGGGTTTTCGAGCAGCTTCTGCTCCTGCGTGAAAGCAACGAGCGTCGACTTCGCCTCCTTCGGAAACTTGAAATCGCGGTCGGCGGCGCCGCGCGTCACCTGCATATAGATGATGCCCTCATCGAGCTTGTTGCGCTTGATGAGCTCCTCATGCATCTGGCGAAGTTCCGCCTTGCTGCACGGCCAGGCCATGCGGATCTCGTTGAGCGAGCGCTCCAGCCGCTCGGCATGCGGCTCATAATCGACGAGCCTGCCGTTGATCACGGCCGTCACTTCATAGATGCCGTCGGCGAACAGGAAGCCGCGATCGAAAATTGAGACTTTCCCTTCATTTTCAGGGACATAGCTTCCATTCACATAGACGACGCGGCTCATTGGATTTTCCCTTGTGACGTGAAGCGCTGTCAAACCAGATTCTGGAGCAGAAATCCATGGGGGTTGTGCCTCCCCCCTGGCCCGGCTAGGTAAGTGCCGGCTCAACTACCGTAAAGGATATCATGGCCTCCCGGATCACGGACGCCTCGGTCGAGGCGATGCTGACGCGTGAAAAAGCCCATTTTCTGCAGCGCAACCCGAAATCCAGGACCTTGTCGGACGAATCCTCCAAATATTGGCTGCGCGGCGTGCCGATGCATTGGATGATCGACTGGGGCACGCCTTTTCCCTTGTTCATCGAAAAAGCCTCGGGCGTCGATCTGACCGATGCCGACGGCAACTTCTATGTCGATTTCTGCCTGGGCGATACCGGCGCCATGTTCGGCCACAGCCCCAAGGCGCTGGCCGAAACCTTGCGCCAGGCAAGCCTCGACGGCTTCACCACCATGCTGCCCTCACCCGATGCGCCAATCGTCGGGCGCCTCCTCGCCGAGCGCTTCGGCTTGCCCGCCTGGCAGGTGACGGCGACCGCGTCGGATGCCAACCGCGCGGTGTTGCGCTGGTGCCGCGCCATCACCGGGCGCAAGAAAATCCTCGTCTTCAACGGCTGCTATCATGGTTCTGTGGACGAAACCTTTGTCGGCCTCGAAAACGGCAGAGAAGTCGCCGATCCGGCCTTGATCGGCGAGCCGCGCGACATCACCCAATTCACCAAGGTCGTCGAGTTCAACGACTTACCGGCCCTCGAGGCGGCGCTGGCGCCTGGCGATGTCGCCTGCGTGCTGGCCGAGCCTTTGATGACCAATATCGGCATGGTGCTGCCCGATGAGGGTTTCCATGACGCCTTGCGCCGGATCACGCGGCGCACCGGCACGCTGCTGGTGATGGACGAGACGCATTGCATGTCCTCCGGCCCCGGCGGTTATTCGGGCGTCCATGGCCTCGAACCCGACGCCATCGTGCTCGGCAAGCCGATCGCCGGCGGCGTGCCCGCGGCCGTCTACGGCTTCTCGGCGGAGACCGCGCTGCGCATCAGCAACTATCTCGAACATCGCGAGCCGGGCCGCTCCGGCATCGGCACCACGCTCTCAGGCTCGAAGCTGCAGGTAGCGCTCATGCGCACCATGCTCGAAACCTATTTCACCCGGGAGGCTTTCGCCCCTCTGATCGAGCTCGCCAGAAGGCTCGAAAGAGGTATCGCGAATGTCATCATCAAATATGGGGCACCATGGCATGTCGTGCGCGTCGGCGCTCGCGTGGAATTCATGTGCAGCCCGGACAGACCGCGTAATGGCGGCGAAGCGGGCCGTATCATCCACCGCCCGATCGACATGGCCATTCATCACTATCTTCTGAACCGCGGCGTGTTGATCACGCCGTTCCATAATATGATGTTGATATGCCCCGCGACGACGGAAGCGCATGTCGAGAGCCTGATCAACGGCCTCGACCAATGCCTTGCCGAACTCGTCTGACCGGATGGGAGCCCTTGAATCATGACCGTCATCACCCCGCAGCGCCAGAGTGAAGCTCAGAGCTTTCTCGACGCCAATCCCGGGATCGAAAGCTTTCATCTGATCTGGACCGATCTGTGCGGTATCCAGCGCGGCAAGATCCTGCGCCGCGACGAATTGGTGCCGGGCTGGCGCGACGGCCGCTTCCTGCCGATCTCGGCGCTTGTTCTCGACGCCACCGGCCAGGATGTGCCGGAGACCGGTCTCGTCTTCGATGAAGGCGACCGCGACCTGCTGCTGTGGCCTGTACCCGGCAGCATGACGACCATTCCCTGGGCCACCCAGCCGGCGGCGCAATATATCGGCGCCGCGCATGACCTCGACGGCTTTCCCCATTATGCCGATCCGCGCAATGCCCTTGAAAAGATCGTCGGGCGCTTCTCCGAATTCAACATGACGCCGGTCGGCGCGGTCGAGGTCGAATTCTTCCTGATGGATCGTGAATCGGCCTTCGCCGGCACGCCCAGGGCGCCCAAGGCGCTCACCAACGGCGCGCGCCCGCAGCACTACCAGGCCTATCACCTGCAGGATCTCGACGATTTCGCGCCCTTCTTCCACGACCTCTACGCCTATGCCGACATCCAGGGCCTGCCGGCCAAGACGCTGATCTCGGAATATGCGCCGGGCCAGATGGAGATCGTGCTGCGCCATCGCAACGACGTGCTGAAGGCCTGCGATGAAGGTATCATGCTGAAGCGGCTCATCAAGGCCGTCGCCGACAAGCATGGCCTTGTCGCCACCTTCATGGCGAAGCCCTATTCCGAGTGGACAGGCTCGGGCATGCATATTCATATCAGTCTCGCCGACGAGGCCGGCAAGAATCTCTTCGCCGCAGCAAACCCGACCGAGAACGAGTTGCTGCTCAATGCGCTGGGCGGACTCAAGGCGTCGATGGCCGAATCCATGCTGATCTTCGCCCCCAACGCCAATTCCTATCGCCGCTTCCGCCGCAACTCCTATGCGCCGGTATCGGCGAGCTGGGGCGTCAACAACCGCACCGTCTCGCTGCGCATCCCGGCGGGCGCGCCCGAGACCTGCCATATCGAGCACCGCCCCGCGGGCGCCGACGCCAATCCCTATCTGGTGATGGCCGCCATCCTCGCCGGCATGCATCATGGCATCGCCGAGAAGCTCGATCCGGGCGCTCCCGTCACCGGCAACGGCTATGAGAAGCGGGCCAAATATATTCCCGGCAACTGGTTCGAGGCGATCGACGCCTTCTGGCGCGCCTCGATCCTCAAGGAGTATTTCGGCAAGGACTTCGTCGACACATTCTGTACGCTGAAAGAGGTCGAAGCCGATCGCTTCTTCGCCGAGCCGACGGCGCGCGATTACGAGTGGTATCTCAGAACTATTTGACCAGAGCGCTTCCCGCAAAAGTTGCTCGACTTTTGCGATAAGGAAGCGCTCCTATTTTTGCGTAATCGAGCCTTTTTATCCCGTTCGGATGTTTTCATCCGAACGGGAAAGGCTTCTATGTTATGGGTCAGCTAACTCATACAGGGAGCTGACCCATGACCGCCATCATCGGCTGGGCGCATTCGAAATTCGGCAAGCTCGAAGCCGAAACGCTCGAAAGCCTGATCGCCGGCATCGCTGCGCAAGCGATCGCCGATGCCGGCATTTCACCTAAGGACATCGACGCCATTTATGTCGGCAATTTCGGCGGTTTCGAGAAGCAGTCTTTCCCGGCCGCCTTCGCGCTGAATGCATCGCCGGACCTGCGCTTCAAACCGGCGACGCGGGTG
This genomic stretch from Nordella sp. HKS 07 harbors:
- a CDS encoding low affinity iron permease family protein, with amino-acid sequence MKRNSKASSGDLFATFANKVAWAAGSPVAFGLALTVLVTWVACGPLFSYSDAWQLVVNTGTTIVTFLMVFVIQNSQNRDGLATQIKLDEIIRALTGAKNSMIDLECLTNEELADLRVKFATIADEARKDEHAVQTRKRRPGGHAARSAKKNGAKTKRTLHA
- a CDS encoding catalase; protein product: MKSSRATGSTGEVGSGGELHQKSEKTGDRLTTNQGITISDNQNSLRVGSRGPALLEDFMLREKITHFDHERIPERIVHARGSGAHGYFELTKSLRHLTKAGFLQNTAKQTEVFVRFSTVAGGAGSVDLPRDVRGFAVKFYTDEGNFDLVGNNIPVFFIQDAVKFPDLVHSVKMEPDRGFPQNASAHDTFWDFVSLMPESMHMLMWVMSDRAIPRSLRMIEGFGVNTFRFVNAEGDSNFVKFHWRPVLGAASVLWDEAVKINGADQDFHRRDLWKAIDSGNFPEFEFGVQIIDEATAAGLDFDILDATKLIPEEVVPLQIVGKMVLNRNPDNFFAETEQVAFHPANIVPGIEFSDDPLLQGRLFSYLDTQLSRLGGANFHEIPVNRPRCPMRNFQRDGMRRIDVPKGRVAYEPNSLDPDSPRESGTGFATHPEGDFGPRKIRERSETFKDHYSQARMFFNSMSEPEQRHIVSAFAFELGKVETPAIRKRMLGHLAIIDKALCGGVSKALGTTEIDPIKPALEPRDLAPSPALSIIKKAPATLRGRKIGVLLSNGIDGSLVKQFRKAIEAEGAEMAVVCPKIGGVLLADKAKLPADHALSGAPSVIFDAVAVFTSDDGARELAEEASAIDWVRDAFGHLKVIGFNGPSAELLNKAGLSGMFDEGIVKLDDKKADFLTFINAAKQQRIWEREPKIRSPG
- a CDS encoding D-amino-acid transaminase: MSRVVYVNGSYVPENEGKVSIFDRGFLFADGIYEVTAVINGRLVDYEPHAERLERSLNEIRMAWPCSKAELRQMHEELIKRNKLDEGIIYMQVTRGAADRDFKFPKEAKSTLVAFTQEQKLLENPYAPAGVKVVTIPDIRWARRDIKSVMLLAPVLGKQKAYEEGAFEAWMVEDGKITEGTSSNAYIVKDGKVITRPLSNSILAGCTRRSLFRLAKEHGVTIEERLFTPDEAYAADEAFLTSASNFVLPIVEIDGKRVGGGQPGPVVRKLRDIYLDEARRQAGLK
- a CDS encoding aspartate aminotransferase family protein, whose product is MASRITDASVEAMLTREKAHFLQRNPKSRTLSDESSKYWLRGVPMHWMIDWGTPFPLFIEKASGVDLTDADGNFYVDFCLGDTGAMFGHSPKALAETLRQASLDGFTTMLPSPDAPIVGRLLAERFGLPAWQVTATASDANRAVLRWCRAITGRKKILVFNGCYHGSVDETFVGLENGREVADPALIGEPRDITQFTKVVEFNDLPALEAALAPGDVACVLAEPLMTNIGMVLPDEGFHDALRRITRRTGTLLVMDETHCMSSGPGGYSGVHGLEPDAIVLGKPIAGGVPAAVYGFSAETALRISNYLEHREPGRSGIGTTLSGSKLQVALMRTMLETYFTREAFAPLIELARRLERGIANVIIKYGAPWHVVRVGARVEFMCSPDRPRNGGEAGRIIHRPIDMAIHHYLLNRGVLITPFHNMMLICPATTEAHVESLINGLDQCLAELV
- a CDS encoding glutamine synthetase family protein — translated: MTVITPQRQSEAQSFLDANPGIESFHLIWTDLCGIQRGKILRRDELVPGWRDGRFLPISALVLDATGQDVPETGLVFDEGDRDLLLWPVPGSMTTIPWATQPAAQYIGAAHDLDGFPHYADPRNALEKIVGRFSEFNMTPVGAVEVEFFLMDRESAFAGTPRAPKALTNGARPQHYQAYHLQDLDDFAPFFHDLYAYADIQGLPAKTLISEYAPGQMEIVLRHRNDVLKACDEGIMLKRLIKAVADKHGLVATFMAKPYSEWTGSGMHIHISLADEAGKNLFAAANPTENELLLNALGGLKASMAESMLIFAPNANSYRRFRRNSYAPVSASWGVNNRTVSLRIPAGAPETCHIEHRPAGADANPYLVMAAILAGMHHGIAEKLDPGAPVTGNGYEKRAKYIPGNWFEAIDAFWRASILKEYFGKDFVDTFCTLKEVEADRFFAEPTARDYEWYLRTI